The segment TCCAGTTGTGGGCGAGCGTAAGGTCGCACCGCAGGAGCTCGGGATAATCGTTGACGGGATTGATGATCACATCCAGGTCGCCATCGTTGTCGAAGTCGCCGAAGGCGCAGCCGCGGCCCGCGATGGGTGTACTGATGCCCGGTCCGGCCTTCATGGAAACGTCCTCGAAGCGACCGTTGCGCAGATTGCGGTAGAGCAGCTTGCGCTGCGCATATCCCGCTTCCGTCCTGAGCTGTTCGACCTCCGGATAGACATGGCCGTTGATGAGCAGGAGGTCGACCCAGCCGTCGTTATCCATGTCGAAGAAGCCGCAGCCCCAGCCCAGATAGCGCGTGTTGGCTCCCAGACCCGAAGCATAGGTTGTGTCCTCGCAGGTCGCGTTGCCGCGATTGCGATACAGCGAGGGTGTGTCGCCTGCGAAGTTGGTCTTGACGATGTCGAGACGCCCGTCCCGGTCATAATCGCCGGCGGAAACCCCCATGCCGGCCTGCGGCTTGCCGTCCACGCTGTAGGCGCAGCCCGCGGCAATGGCTGTGTCCGTGAACTTGCCATTCTTCTGGTTGATGTAGAGCGCGCTGGCCGTCGAGTCGTTGGCCACATAGATGTCAGGCCAGCCGTCATCGTTAAAGTCCAAGGTGAGCACCCCCAGGCCGTAGGTTCCCAGGGCCTCCGTGATGCCGGCTTTTTCGGAGACATCCGTAAACGTCCCGTCGCCGTTGTTGCGGTAGAGGATGTTTTTGCCGCCCGGCAAGCCGGGAGGGCCGCAGGCCACCATCACACCCTTGTAAAGGCAAGGACCGGACTCAGGCACCGGCGCCGTCGCCAGGTCCAACTCAATGTAGTTGGCAACGAACAGGTCGAGCCAGCCGTCGCGGTCATAGTCCACAAAAGCGCATCCGGTGTTCCATCGGGTTCCCTGGCCGCCAACCCCGGCTTTGGCGGTCACGTCGGTGAAGGTGCCGTCGCCGTTGTTGTGGAAGAGGACGTTCTGCCCGTAGTAGGCGACGAAAAGATCCTCGTATCCGTCATTGTCGTAGTCGCCGACACACACACCCTGTCCCCATCCCGAATGCGCCAAACCTGCCTTCAGCGTCACATCGGTGAAAGTGCCGTCGCGGTTGTTCTTGAACAGGTGGCACGTGGGCTGCTCGCCGGCCGGGAAGCCCTCCAGCCGCCAGCCGTTGACCAGAAAAATGTCCAGCCAGCCGTCGTTGTCGTAATCGTAAAAGGCGACGCCACAGCCCGTGGTTTCCAACAGGTACTTGTTCTTATGTTCGCTTCCAAACAAGGTCCTGGCATTCAGCCCCGATTCTTTGGCCACATTGAGGAAGGAAACTCCGAGTGCGCCTTCCGAGGCGGACGCCGATGGGTTCGTCCCCATCCGCTGCTGTGCCGGCGACATGGACATGGCAAAGACCCCTTCCAGGGGCAGCACCAACAGCGA is part of the Terriglobales bacterium genome and harbors:
- a CDS encoding CRTAC1 family protein, which gives rise to MPFSRRRFLSSLSRSLLVLPLEGVFAMSMSPAQQRMGTNPSASASEGALGVSFLNVAKESGLNARTLFGSEHKNKYLLETTGCGVAFYDYDNDGWLDIFLVNGWRLEGFPAGEQPTCHLFKNNRDGTFTDVTLKAGLAHSGWGQGVCVGDYDNDGYEDLFVAYYGQNVLFHNNGDGTFTDVTAKAGVGGQGTRWNTGCAFVDYDRDGWLDLFVANYIELDLATAPVPESGPCLYKGVMVACGPPGLPGGKNILYRNNGDGTFTDVSEKAGITEALGTYGLGVLTLDFNDDGWPDIYVANDSTASALYINQKNGKFTDTAIAAGCAYSVDGKPQAGMGVSAGDYDRDGRLDIVKTNFAGDTPSLYRNRGNATCEDTTYASGLGANTRYLGWGCGFFDMDNDGWVDLLLINGHVYPEVEQLRTEAGYAQRKLLYRNLRNGRFEDVSMKAGPGISTPIAGRGCAFGDFDNDGDLDVIINPVNDYPELLRCDLTLAHNWIKVRTIGTKSNRSGIGARLRCVTKMPGGGVHSQVDEVRSGGSYFSQNDLRVHFGLGPAPKVDLLEITWPSGRVETLKDLAVNQLVYVKEGEGVIRTMKFPPPKNAEPPR